The Streptomyces sp. NBC_01276 genome contains the following window.
CGTGCCGGTCGGGTTGAACATCTCCAGCTTCAACAGCAGACGGCTGCCGGTGGCGGTCCGGGCCAGTTCCAGCAGGGGGGTGTACCCGACGAGTTCGGATACGCGGGATACCAGGGCGGGGCGCTCAAGGGCTCCGGGCATCGGGGACTCCAGAGGGTCGGGGCGGGGACGTCAGGTGAAGTGGCGGTCCAGGCGCCAGCGCGGGCGCGCCCGGCCGGTCCGGTCGACGACGACCTTCGGGGGGAGGGCCAGGTCGTGGAAGGAGGACTCGTTGGAGTCCATCTGGTAGCCGGCCGTGTTGGGGTAGACGAGGAGGTCACCGGTGCGGGGGAGGGCCGGGAAGGGGATCTTGCGCCAGGTGAGCAGGTCCGACTCCAGGCAGGTGGCCGCACCGACGCTCGCCGGGAACGTCCCCCGCTCGGCCCCGGGGTCCCGGGACAGGAGGACGGGATCGGGCAGGTACTCGCTGTTGAACCACTGTTCGGACAGGCTCAGACTGGTGCCGTCCACGGTCAGGATCCGGTAGCCGGCGCGTTCCTTGACGCCCTGGACGCGGAAGACCGTGGCTCCGGCCTGGTGGAGCAGGGACCGTCCGGGTTCCAGGAGCAGCAGTACGCCGGAGTCGCGGAGGAGCCGGGACAGCGGATGCCCGTGGCTCTCGGGGCGGGTGGCCAGGAGCGCGGCCAGGGCCTCGGGGCCGGCGACGGGGGAGTGGTAGGGGTAGAAGTCGCCGGTGTGGAAGGTCCTTCCGGCGTGGTAGTGGCCGCTGTGCTGCCCCTGGAGGAAGCCCCGCCAGCTCTCGGCGTCGGTGTAACTGACGGGCAGACCGCCGCCGATGCTGATCCGGCTCGCCTCCAGACCCCGTACCCGCGCCGTGAGGCACAGGCCGACCAGCCGGGCCGCGAGGTCGGCCCGGGGCTGGAGGGCGTAGCCGGAGAGGTGGAAGGCGAACCCCTCCATGCGCAGGGCGTCCCCGGCCCGCACGCACCGGTCCAGTGCCGTGGCCAGTTCCGGCTCGGAGAGCCCGAAGCGGCTGTGGGGCCGGTCGGGCGGCAGGCAGCGCAGCAGGATCCGGGCCGGACGGATCCGCCCGGCGAGCCCCCCGCCGACGAGCGCGACGAGCGCGTCGAGTTCGTCCAGGGCGTCGACGGCGATCAGCGCTCCGTGCCGGACGGCCAGGTGCAGCAGAGCCGGATCCTTCGCGGGCCCGGTGACGACGAGGTGCTCGCC
Protein-coding sequences here:
- a CDS encoding Y4yA family PLP-dependent enzyme; translation: MPTVPVLPDEATERVLASGLLPELAHAFGGPFHFLLPEAFDTNLRGMREALASAGVEGFVYFAKKANKAAVFVERAAAGGAGVDVASVGELREALGHGTRGEHLVVTGPAKDPALLHLAVRHGALIAVDALDELDALVALVGGGLAGRIRPARILLRCLPPDRPHSRFGLSEPELATALDRCVRAGDALRMEGFAFHLSGYALQPRADLAARLVGLCLTARVRGLEASRISIGGGLPVSYTDAESWRGFLQGQHSGHYHAGRTFHTGDFYPYHSPVAGPEALAALLATRPESHGHPLSRLLRDSGVLLLLEPGRSLLHQAGATVFRVQGVKERAGYRILTVDGTSLSLSEQWFNSEYLPDPVLLSRDPGAERGTFPASVGAATCLESDLLTWRKIPFPALPRTGDLLVYPNTAGYQMDSNESSFHDLALPPKVVVDRTGRARPRWRLDRHFT